In Triticum aestivum cultivar Chinese Spring chromosome 5B, IWGSC CS RefSeq v2.1, whole genome shotgun sequence, the following proteins share a genomic window:
- the LOC123115548 gene encoding uncharacterized protein, translating into MDRERAMAAVVYFVCAFPVCVFPAFYAMGSSICYALCGKLRRCVAEDDTAVWFWPTVCCAALQATFGALALLLPSRSWRVSRASAYLTVAVILVGRCMYASVMPQGVPHDLKILIASGTFGLTVADLHSFFFPARGGQE; encoded by the exons ATGGACCGCGAGAGGGCGATGGCTGCTGTCGTCTACTTCGTGTGCGCCTTCCCGGTCTGCGTCTTCCCCGCCTTCTACGCCATGGGCTCCTCCATCTGCTACGCGCTCTGCGGCAAG CTGCGGCGGTGCGTGGCGGAGGATGACACCGCCGTCTGGTTCTGGCCGACGGTGTGCTGCGCCGCACTCCAGGCGACCTTTGGGGCGCTGGCGCTGCTGCTCCCGTCCCGCAGCTGGCGGGTCAGCCGTGCCAGCGCCTACCTCACCGTCGCTGTCATCCTCGTGGGCCGCTGTATGTATGCCAGCGTCATGCCTCAAGGAGTGCCCCATGACCTCAAGATCCTCATAGCCTCGGGCACCTTCGGCCTCACGGTGGCCGACCTCCATAGCTTCTTCTTCCCGGCCCGGGGAGGTCAGGAGTAG
- the LOC123115549 gene encoding uncharacterized protein, whose product MDSEKMQMASRPATAYPEAAWLVSAWTLSTACLFLLTSALVETLDHFDVDIPCSPSWWSVLRCVELTDAGAAKVAAAGSAMRIGMLWRAAPQAAAAALALLLPCRYRQARRALDCLALALPSSATTCTRAPVSSSSPPA is encoded by the exons ATGGACTCCGAGAAGATGCAGATGGCCTCTCGCCCGGCGACTGCGTACCCGGAGGCTGCCTGGCTGGTGAGCGCTTGGACCCTCTCCACCGCCTGCCTCTTCCTCCTCACTTCCGCACTAGTCGAAACTCTCGACCACTTCGACGTCGATATCCCCTGCAGCCCG TCCTGGTGGTCGGTTTTGCGGTGCGTCGAGCTGACGGACGCGGGCGCTGCTAAGGTAGCCGCCGCGGGAAGCGCCATGCGGATCGGGATGCTCTGGCGTGCCGCGCcacaggccgcggcggcggcgctggctctGCTGCTTCCATGCCGCTACCGCCAGGCCCGCCGCGCCCTCGACTGCCTCGCGCTCGCGCTGCCGTCCTCGGCCACTACATGTACGCGTGCGCCTGtctcctcgtcctcgccgccgGCGTAG